TAAATGAACAATTATTGAAAGTGCCCTGACTTGAATTTGATTTGAAATAAATCCTGGCGTCACCCGAAAGTAAACCAGTAAATGTAGTACCTGAAGCATTCAGGTATCCCCGGGATGAAGAGCTTGAACCGACCGTGATATAAGATGAGGTTGTGAACCTTACTTCAACACCGTTTTCAATAGTAAGAGTTGCTCCGTCTCTTATAGTAAGAGACCCGGTTAGATTATAAGGACTATTGGATAAAATCCAAGTAGTATTTGCGTTGATAGTGCCCTGAACGTTGGTTTGAGAAATGCCTGCCGATACAACCAAGAAAAAGATGTGAACAAAGTACAAAGCCTTTGCCGACATTCTTCCCTCTTATGGCTGATTTATTAAAATAGGTTTTGTCGGATAGGAAAGTAGTAACTGCTTTCTAAAAAAAATTAAAAATGAATTAAATTATACTGTCTGATAAAAATACACCCGATCAATATCATAAATAGTATAAGCTCTAAAACAACTTAGCAAGATAAGTGACTAATGTAAACACTTTTTATTATCGTTTTAATTTTCGTCACACCACTTTGAATTTTTTCAGATAACCGGATAACTAATTATAAAATAATGTAATGGTTGGCGGCATTACCGCATTGATTTTACAAGGCTGCCGTCTGATTTTTTTATTATGAAATTAAAACTCTTGGAATGAATTACTTATTAAGAGAAACTACTTTCGAAACCAGTTTAAAACTGATTGAGTTTTGAAGAATATTATATTCATTCCTTAAAGTATATCCGCCGGCCAGAAATTTCCCGTGAACATCAAAGAATCCGTCAATCGATCCTTCCAGGTCGCCAATATTTGTCTTCTTCAGAGAAAAATTCAATACCGCATGCTTGTTCATAACCGTCCCGGTAAAAATGAATGTTAATCCGTTCCAGTTACCTGAACCCGAAATGGAGATTTTCCCGTCATGATACATGTATAAAATTACGGTGTTGGTCTCTTCAAGATTTGTCTGATACTCACCGGAATAGTTTATGTTACTGTCCGGTTCAACCGGATTCTCATAACTACAACCGGTTATAAATATTATTAAATAGATTACAAGCACCTTTTTCAAGGCTCCCCCCCATTTATAGTTTTTAATCGAAGGCGGGGATTCAATTCTGCTACCCCGCAAAATAACTTCTGACTAATTATCGAGGTGGAGTGAAGAAAGTTTAATTTAAAATGAATTGTAAAGTTTACATGAATGAAAAATTCTAGTTTGATAAAGCAGCACTTTTACGTGAAAGATTTTTATAGATTGGATTTTATGCGTTATTCCGGTTTCTATATTTAAAACAGTCTGACGTATGGTCATCAACCATACCAACCGCCTGCATAAATGCATAACAAATTGTAGATCCAACAAATTTGAATCCGCGTTTCTTCAAATCCTTGCTCATCCGATCCGATACTTCTGTTTTAGCCGGTATTTCACTTACACGTTTCCAATTATTTCTCACCGGCTTAAAATCAACAAACTGCCAGATATAATTATCGAAAGAACCGAAGGATTTTTTAATTTCAAGAAAAATTTTGGCATTATGGACGGCCGATTCGATTTTAAGTCGATTCCTAACAATCCCCTCGTTTTTGATGAGTTCTTTTACTTTTTTAGAATTATATCTGGCAACAATATGTGGATCGAAATTGCCAAAAGCTTTGCGGTAGTTATCGCGCTTGCGCAGAATGGTGATCCAGCTTAATCCGGCCTGCGCACCTTCCAGAATTAACATTTCAAACAGTTTTCTGTCATCGTGCACCGGAATCCCCCACTCTTCATCGTGATATTTGCAATAGAGCGGATCGCTGCCTGCCCAGCTGCATCTTATTAAATTTCCCGGATTATTCATAAACTGCACTTATACAAATTATATTTTATAAATCTATTTATCAGTACATCGATTATTCTTAACCGCAAATAATCTGGAACCGGTTTTTATTTTATCCAGACCGATTTAATATTCACAAACTCTTTTATTCCGTAATGAGAGAGTTCTCTTCCGTAACCGGAATTTT
This Melioribacteraceae bacterium DNA region includes the following protein-coding sequences:
- a CDS encoding DNA-3-methyladenine glycosylase I, which gives rise to MNNPGNLIRCSWAGSDPLYCKYHDEEWGIPVHDDRKLFEMLILEGAQAGLSWITILRKRDNYRKAFGNFDPHIVARYNSKKVKELIKNEGIVRNRLKIESAVHNAKIFLEIKKSFGSFDNYIWQFVDFKPVRNNWKRVSEIPAKTEVSDRMSKDLKKRGFKFVGSTICYAFMQAVGMVDDHTSDCFKYRNRNNA